A stretch of DNA from Thermogemmatispora onikobensis:
CGAGGACCGGTGGACCAGGCTCGTGGCGCTCCTCTGGCTTCCTCGGCTCCTTGCTTTGATCCATAGACGAAACCCTCCCCGGTTCGTCTCGCTGCCACGTTTCTTGCTCTCAGGCAATTGGATTGAGAATAGTATGCTTTTCTACTGCGAACTTTTCCTACGATGATGGCCCAGGGCTGACACTGCAGCGGGCTGCCCGAGTCGCCTGGGCCGATTCGATTAGCCTTTGCCAGAGGTTGGGGTGTTGCCGGGACTGGGCGCGGTCGGTGCCGCTGTGGGCGAACTGGTCGGCCCCGGCCCGATGCTGGCGCTGGGGGCCGGTGTCAGCCCGCTCACGCTGTTGATGCTGATGCTGATCTGGCTGGCATCGCTGGGCAGGCGATCGCTGCCGTGGGCGATGGCAATGTCGGCCTCTTTGATGCCGCTCTGCCGCTGGAGGAGCTGCAGGGCTTCACTCCTGGTCTTGCCGGCGATGAGGTGCGCCAGGCTCTCTTTGCGGGCGGCGTCGAACTGGTAGGCCCAGCGCCCTTCGGCGGTGACGGTGATGGAGATGCTGCCTTTGCCGGGTCCGCTGCTGATGGGTGTGGCGCCGCTGATGTTCGTCATGATCTGGCCGACGGGGGCGTAGCCGGCTCCCAGGCTCTTGCTGGCTTCCTGGCTGAGCAGGTTAGCGCCCAGGCGTAAGGCCGCTTGTTTGTCGAAGGCTTCGCCGCTGCAACTGGCCGAGACGGTGACGGTGGCGCTATTGGCGCGGTCGCCGGCCCGGTGATCGCTTTTGACGCTCGTGCTGCAGGTGGGCTGGCTGATGAGCTGCTCGCCCGCGCGAAGCTGGCGCTGAAATTGCTGCTGGGCCTGCTGGGCCAGGCTGGCTTTGAGCGGGTTGGCAACGCTGTCAATGTCGCTCTGCTGGACAAAGGTGTAGCTCTGTGGGTCCTGCCCGCCGGTGAAGGCGCTGCTGGTGGCATAGATGTCGGTAGCGCCGCAGCACGGTTGATTACTGATCACCCCAGCAGGCAGGTTGCCGACGCTTCCGGCTTGGACGATATGGGCCGGTACGGATTTGGAGACAGGCTGGGATGGACTGGGTTGAGGAGGAAGATCAGCGCGGGCGTCGGTGACGATTTTGAGCCCGTTCTGCAATGTAAATGTCGTCCCGCTGACGACGGTCTCCCAGGTACTGCCTGTATGGATGAATGTAATCGTTCCCCTGGCCTGCACGCCGGGCGTTTGACCGTGCCCCGTCGCTGGCACCGTCTTCGTCTGCGCCGCCGGGGCCGCCGTCAGGACGCGCGCCTGAATCTGGCGCTGGGCCGGGTCGGGTGTTCCCGTTACCCCGGTGATCAGGTACTGGTTCTTCAGGTCGACGCTGGCCGGTGTGATCGTCACCGTTGCCCCTGGCGTCCCAAAGGGCATCATGGCCGCCACCGGCCCCAGCAGCTTCGGATTCACCGCTGCCAGCGCTCCACAACCGATCAGTAGCAGTACTAACAGAATCGCCACCAGTGCCAGCCAGAGCACTCCCCGTCGCCGCTGCCTCCTCCGCTGTTGACGTGGCGGTGTCCACGGCGGTGGTACGGTCGACACTCCGCTGGCCGACATCGCTGCTGCTCCTCCGGCGGTGCCGCTGGCGGTTCCTCCTCCTCCTCCTCCTGCTCCGCTGCTGCTCCCTGCCAGGGCCATACCAGCGGCGGCCCCGGCCAGGGCCCCGGCGCCTGCTGCGGCGGCGGCTCCTCGCCCGGACTGCGGCGAGCTACCGCGCCGCGCCGCTTCTGCATCGGGTACATAGGCGTTGCTGGCTGTGGGCAGCTTGGCCGTAATGCGGCGCGAGTGGGGGAATTGGATAATGCCCGGTCCCGCGTTGGCGGCTGGAGTGCGTGGTGGTGCGGCGCTGGCCCTGGCCTCGTCTGGCCCCTGCTTCTGGCGGCCTTCTTCAGCAGCCACTGCCGCCGCTCCCGCGGCCAGACCCGCTGCTCCTGCCGCCGCCGGTGAGATCGGTGAGGAACTCTCTTCCTCAGACGGTGTCGCAGGCGCTGGCTCCTGTCTCGCTCCCGTGTCCGTCCCTGCAGGGGTAGCCGCTGCCGGTGCCGGCGAGAAGCGCGCTCTCTCAACCGGCGGCAGCTCTTCGTCTTCTTCCTCTTCCTGGAAGGGTCCTGCTCCTGCTCCCACTCTGTCAGGACCCTGCTCCTCCGCAGGTTCTTCCGTGGGTTCTGCCATTCCGCCTGCGGTTCCGGCCTTCCGCTCCTGCTCGCGCTGCAGGGCGCTCCAGCTCAGGCCCGCAGCGGCTCCGGCAGCTCCTGCCGCTGCCGCGCCACCCAGTGAGGTCCCACGAAAGGCCGGTCGTGACGGTTCAGGACGAACATCGCTCGCTTGCTGCTCGGCCCCCGTGGCTGCTCGCTCTCCCTCTCCCTCTCCCCCTCCCCCCCCTGCGCTCTCGCGCTCGCGGAGCCGCAGGAGGCGGCGCAGCCGCTGTGACCAGGCAGGCCCCTGACCTTCTTCCGCCTTGCCCTCTTCCCACATGTCTTGCAGTGAGCGCACGTAGTTGTCGAGAGATGAGTAGACCGGAAAGCGCCGCTGGCGCGCGTACTCCGCTGGCTCCGAACGCGGTGGGGCGATGAAGATGAGGCGCGCTTGCGGGTTGCGCCGCATCTTGAGTACCTCGAAATCAACGCGGCGCTGGAAGGCGCGATTCTGCTCCGGCAGGACAATGGCAATCTGCTTGCGTCCAAGCTTCTCCTGGGTCAGAATCGCTGTCAGTACATCTTTTCGCTCGTCCGTAGGCGCAACGTAGATAACGCCGATCTCTTCTGCACGCGGGTCGCCTGCACCGAGCAGCTCTGAGCCATCTGCCTGTCTCATCAGCCTTACCCTCGCATGTCCCAAGAAATGGCCTTTTCGCCTGAACCTGATACATTGTACACTACCTTCGCGGTGCGCGCAATCGCCGACGCCCCCATTTTGGGAAACAGACGTCCGCTTTCCGGTTTCCGGCGGTACGGGCCGGGACGGCACGCTCTGCTCCAGGTTCGCTTGTCTCTCTGTCAGGAGGAAGGAAAGGAGGGAGGGAGCTGGCTCTGCCTGTCTCCCTCTGTCTGTTGCCTGCCGCCTGCCCGTTCTACCCGCCCGCTCGTCTCTCTGTCCCCTGGCCTGGCCAGGTCCCCGGGTGGTCGAGGAGAGCCAGCAGCTCGCTGCGCCATAGCTCCCATTCTAAGAATCCCCCCGCGGCTAGCTCGCCTCCTCGCCCTTTGAGATCATCCTCCGTCGCTTTGCGGTTGAGGACCGCTCTGCCAATGGCGGTCTCGATCAGAATGTAGCGGTGCCTCTCCCATTCCCAGTCAGGGTCAATGATGCGCCCGGCCACGGGATGATGCTGCAGGATGATACGCTCACCCGAGACTCCCCGGGCGTCGCGCGCAATTTGCCGCAGGGCCAGGGCCGCCAGACCCGGCTTGCTCGCTCCCGCTCCTGCGCTCTCCTCCGGGCGGCGATACTTGAGCTGCCGCGGTCGGATGAGGAGGAGCAGGTGGTAGTTCCTCCCTACCTGGAGCTGCACCCCCGGCTTCCCTTGTGATCCGCCCATTCGGGAGGCGCTGCTGAAGACCGGCAGCAGGATGCTGTTGCGCAATAGAAAGGTGAGGTGATAGAAGGAGTCGTAGTCGCATTGCTTCTCGATGAGGAGTCCCTGGACAAAGGTGCCTGCCTGTCGCTCTCGTTCGCTCACTGTCGCTCTCTCCTGTCGTCTCGTCTGTTGGACAACACTCGACTCGCTCGTTGGCTGCTTTGTTTGGGTGGGTAATCTGGTCCCTGCTCTTCCAGGCTGGCTTCGGCGACGACAATTCGGCGACGGCGGCGGCACCAAGACAAGGGTCGTGCGCTTGCTCGGGGAACGTCCCCCTCCCCGCTTCTCACTCAGGTGCTGCGCTCGGGGTGAGAATGCTCCTGGCACGATGCTCGTTTAGAGGTATATATACCCCATCCGGGGCGCCTACGGCAATGGCTGGGTTCGGGATCTGGCAGGAGAGGTAGAAAATGAACTGGCGGACAGCAGCCGAGGAGCTGGTCCAGGTCAGCCCAGGCCACAGGAAGCAATCAAACAAGCAGGCAGCTCTCAGATTTCCTGGTTTTTGATTGGTTGCCCGCTTTTTGCCGCCTGTCCTTACCGTAGATCCTATGGCTATAAGAAGGTCTGCCGGGGCACGCTGACGGACAGCGCTCTCCCCCGGCAGACCGGCGCTCGAAAGAGACAGACAAAGGCAAGCGGACCACTCGGTAGTTAGAAGAGAGAGGTATCTGGCGTTGGTTCAGTCCCCCTAACCCGAATGCGCTCACTCGCGGGCGATGGTCCGCATGGTGAGATAGTCGCCTTCGACGATGCTGCCGTCGGAACGCACGTGGATGCGGCCACGATAGCGCCCATAGGGCACGCCAAAACCGCTCGGCAGCTTGCGCAGCGAGAGGAGACGGCAGCGGCGCCCAGCCTGCTCCATCTTGAGGTCGGCGATGATTTTGGCCTCCTCGTCGCTGATGGCATAGAAGAGATAGAGCAGGTCGGCCTCTTCTTCGCCGTGACGATAGGCCAGCAGCCAGAGGATCTTTTCGATGGGGCGCTCAGGCTCTTCTTCGTCCTCGTCTTCCTCAGCCTGGGCCTCAGCTTTGCCCTCGCCCTGAGAGCGCCAGGCGGAGACCGGCAGCGCCCCTTTGCCATTGACGCCTCCTACCAGCGTCCCCGCCGCGGGCACCTCGACCTCGACCTCGGCCTCGACCTCCACCTCCACCCGCGCCTGCGCCTCCCCACCCTCTTCACCCCCTACGCCAGGAACGACTGGCCGCGTCGCTCGTTCCTGGTCACGGACCTCGTCGATGACTTCGCAGACGATGGCCGCCGCTCGCTCCTGCCCAACCAGCCGGGCCAGCTTGCTCTGGTATTCTTCCATGTTGCGCAGGCGACGCTGAATATACTCGTGCTTGGCCCAGCCACACGCCAGACCGTATAAGGCCCAGCGCCCGGCCAGATATTCGGCCTCTAGCTGACGGCGCAGGCGCGCAATCTCACTTCCACTCATGCAAGTCTCCTCTCTCCTGTGTTTGTTTACCACCTCTAGAATGGTGGTGTATTAGAATCTACCATTACGGTCGCAGTTCTGTCAACCCTGGTACTCTGATACAATCGCCTTACCTACTACGGATCTGGTAAGGCAGGTCAAGCATATGATTCGTCTGCGCGTTAAGGAGGTCGCTCAGGCTAAGGGCGTAAGCATGTCGCGACTCTCCCGCATCTCAGACGTGAACTACAAGACGATCCAGCAGATCTGGCGCGATCCCTTCCGCGAGGTCTCGATCAAGACGATCGAGAAGCTGGCGAAGGCTCTCGAGGTCCCTTCCCATGAGCTGATCGAAGATGTACCCGATGAGGATCAGCCGCCGGCGCCGCCCCAGACGTAGCGCAAGGCTCCTTTGAAGGATAAGAAGCCAGTTGAATGGGTTGTTTATGTGGCCATTGGTGCGGCTCAAAGTGAAAGAGGTTGCCGAAGCCCGCAGCCTTAATATGTCTTCGCTGTCCCGGGCAGCCAATGTCAACTTTCGCACGATTAAAGGCATCTTTCGTAATCCTTACAAAGATGTGAATATCTCTACGCTCGCCAAAATCGCGCGGGCGCTGGGCGTTCCCACCCCCGAGCTGATCGAAGACGTGCCTGACGAGGCGGACCTCCCCAAGTCTTAGCCGGCCAGGTCAAAAGTCTGGGAAAATCACCCAGTCCGTGCTTCAATTTTCTCTTGTATCATCGTCTTTAAAGATAGGAGAGTTGGCTCTCCCAGAATGCGCCAGAGCCGTACAAGCATGCCCTCTGCGTTTGAGACCGGGAGGCCCGACGCAGGGCGCTGGCGCTCTGAGCGCCTCTTGCCGCTGTCAGCGCTGCCTTACACCGTTGACGGCAGTCTGGTTTGAGTGTTGTCCTTTGAAAGGAGCCAGTCGAGGTGCGCGGATGATCGAAGGGAGAAAGGTCCGCTTTTTGATTCTGAAAATCCTCTTTAAGCCTGCCGACGATATTCTTAAAATGGCACAGCTCGACGTGTCGATGGTACGCCCGAGCAAAAGGTGCATCCACGTTGGTCGCCCGCGTACGTGTCCTTATCGGCGCCATCCCGAAGCCAAGGCTCGCCCGCGTTGATCAGGAAGGAGCTGATCGTGTTCAGGCTGCGCATCAAGGAAATTGCCGAGGCGAAGGGCTTTACTCCTTCCGCCCTCTGCAAGGCCGCCAACCTCAACGATCGCACCGTGCGCCGGATCTTCCGCGATCCGTATGCACAGGTGAATTTGCGTACGCTCGTCAAGATCGCGATGGCACTGGGGGTGCAGGCCCATACCCTGATCGAGTTCCTGCCCGATGAGGAGACACCCCCCGGGACTCCTCCTAAGCGCGCCCGCCCCCCTCGCCGCTATCAGCCACGGAGCAGATTCTCTTTCCCATCGTCCTAACTGTTCCTCCCTTACTCCGGAGGGCCTGACCGCCTCTCACTCCCTCGTTTCCCTCCCCCGCGGAGGACGAGGCCGGCGGCAGGCCCTTTTTCTTCCTCCACTTGCCCCTCTTCGGCTCCCTACTGCGGCTTCTCCTCCTTTCCTTTGTACCTATATTTGCCGTTTCAAAGTCGCCATTTTGATGTCGCTTTCAGAATAGTACCATCCTAAGCACTCTACTGTCAAGTCCTCAAATAGGTTATTCTCATGCCATGAAAGTCCGGCTGCGGGTTAAAGAAGTAGCAAAAGCAAAGGGCTTCTCGATGACCAGGCTTCATATTAAGTCCGAGGTAGCCTACAACACCATCCGCCGTATATTTCACGATCCCTATGTCGAGGTTACGACCACTACACTGGCAAAGCTTGCTGAGGCGCTCAATGTTCGTGTCGAGGATTTGATAGAGACCGTAGACGAAGATGAATCAGCGCAACGGCAGGAAAGCAGGGCTTATGTGAAGCCACAGAGGAAAAGGCAGCAGGATCACCGATCATCACACTCAGTTACAAAACAGAGCGAGCAGACCGAAGGGGGATGCGCCGTACCCTAACGGACTTTTGGGTAGGGGCAGTAAAGGGGGTGCTGGTGGAGCGTGGTGAACAGTAGCCGGCGGTGAGGCCAGGTGGCGCGCCGTCCGGCTGGCTGGCTTTCTGATTCTGGTTCTGGCGATGGCGGATTGTCGATTGTGGATTGCAGATTGCAGTGTCAGAAAAAGGAGTGTGTGATTCGATGCGTGGAAGACGTTTCCCCCACACAGCGGCCCTGCTACTGATGGCTGGTGCTCTCTGCCTCTTCCTGCTGGTTGCCTGTGGTAGCAGCAAGCAAGTGGCGACCACGACAACGGCCTGCTCGCTGATTACGACAGACGAGGCGCGGCAGGTATTGGGGGCCGCGGTGCGTTCGCAGCCGCAGGAGGTGGTGAGCAAGCCCAAGAACGCCACGGTGAGCGAGTGCCTCTATACCTCGTCCTCGGACAGCCACGTGGCGCGGGCCTCGTTGGCCCTTTCGATTACCGCCGATGCGGCCAGCGCCCAGCAGCTCTACAATCAGGCCAAGAGCGCGGCCCTCGACCTGAGCCGGCAGACAGCGACGGTCAGCCTGGGCGACGCGGCTTTTCAGACGCAGCGCAGTTCGTCTTTCGGGCAGGAGACACTGCTGACGGTGCTCAAGGATAACACGGTGCTGGTGGTCGAGGCGCTCAGCCCGGGACATCGCCAGCTTGATCTTGAGCAGAGCCTGGCGCAGATCGCCTTGAACCGTCTCTAGAGGAGAGCGGTGCCGGGAGTGGGCCGGCGCTCGCGGAAGAGCATGCCTGAGAGCGGCGTCGGTATGCCTGCCATGAGGCAAGGCATGCCTGGCGCCGTTTGTCTGTTTGGTGGCACGGTGAGGCTGAGGCCGCCCAGGTTGAGCCGGGAGAGCGTACGGACAGACGAGGCGGCTGCTCAGGGGGTAGCTCTGATGGTGATGCGCGCGGGATCGCCGGGCAGGGTCTTCTGCCCGAGGGCCAGGCTGAGGGTGACGTCGGCGACGCCCGGCTGACGGCGCAGGAGGGCGCGAGCCTGCTCGGGATCATGACCGGCAATGAGCTGCTTGAAAGTGGCGAGCTGGGCGGCGCTGAACTGATAGCGCCAGGTGCCGCGCGCCTGGACGGTGAGGACGGCGCTCTGATCGCCGGAGCGGGCGGCGCTGATCTGTGTCTGGATGGGCTGCGTCGGATGGTAGCCGCTGCCGTAGCTGCGGGCGATGTCGGCGTTGAGCAGGGCGGTGACGAGGGTGATGACACTGTTGCGGTCGTAGACGAGGCCGCTGCAGGAGGCGGTGACGGTCACAGCGACGCTACTGGCACGCTCGCCGGCGCGGTGATCGCTATTGACCTGGCTGGTGCATTGGGGGTCACCGACGCTCTCCTCAGCGCTGCTCTTGAGGCTGGCGAAAGCGGTGCGGGCGCTGCCGACCAGGGCCGGCTTGAGGGCCGCCGCAGCGTTATCGATATCGCTCTGCTGGACAAAGGTGTAGCTCTGCGGATCTTGCCCCCCGGTGAAAGGCTGGAGATTCTTCACAGTGATAGTTTCATCAGAAGTGCAGCAGAACTGATTAATCGCAAGAGCCTTGATATTACCAGCAGAACCAGCATTGACTGCGTGTGCGCTAACACTTATCTGTCCGAAATTTGGAGGATTTCCAGCAGGTATCGAAATATCAGCATCGATAGAGACCTTTACTCCATTGGAAGCAGTAACAGTAGTACCCTTGGGGACGGACTGCGGAATAAATTTTCCATTATAGAACGTCAGCACACCCTGGGCGCGGGTACCGGGAGTTGAAGCCTGACCGGAGGCGGTCACCGTCCGCGACTGAGCCTGTGGGGGTGTTGAGAGCAGGCGGGCGGGGACGACCAGGCGGGCGGGATCGGCCTGGGCGCCGACGCGGGCGCTCAGCGTATAGGTGCGTTGCAGCGTATGGGTGGCCGGTACCAGCGTCACGGTGGCCGAGGGATGCAGCAGGCCCAGGCCGAGCGGCAGCAGCGTCAGCGACAGGACTGCCACCAGCAGCAGGGCCAGCGCTGTCAGGCCCAGGCGCGAGAAGGCCCGGGCCGCGAGCCACGGCAGCCAGGTAGCCGATCCCGCCGCAGCGCGAACGGGTGCGGAGGCTGCCGGCGCGGAGGCCGCCAGGGCCGCCGGAGCGCTCCCCGTGCCCGGTCCCGAGCGCGAGATCGAGGGACTGCGTGACGGACGGTTGCGCTGTGCAGGCGCAGCGGACGCCTGGCGCGCACGGCGCGGCAGGGCAATAATAGCGGGGCCGTCAGCCGGAGCGGACGCCGAGGCAAGCGCAGAACCGGTCTGCCGTTCAAATTGGTCGGGTCCTGGAGCCGGGGGAAGCAACATCGCCCCGTAGCCCGGGTCGGGAGGAGTCCAGCGCGGCTCGCCCTCCCACTCGTCCGAGCCGGGGCCAGTAGCAGCAGGGGCGGCCCAGGCCCAATCGGGAGTCAGTGAGCGCGTCGCCAGCTCTCCACTAGCAGCCGCCCACTGGTCTGAAGCAGGCTCGTCCTGCCTGGCAGCCGGCCACAGTGACGCCCGGCGAGTGCCCTCGCGCCAGACCGTCCCCGGCGCATCCTCAGCCGCATCCCACAGCGAGCCATTGCCGCCGGGATCATCCCCCAGGCCCGCGGCGGGATCATCCTCCTCCTCGCCGTCGGCGCCGGTCATCAGCGCGGTTGCTCCGAGATCGGGGCCAGGTCCGCCGAAGGGGCGGAAAGCATGCAAGGCCCGCACAAAGCTCAGCACATCGGGATAGCGCTCGGAGCGCTCCTTAGCCAGGCCGCGCAGAATCGCCGCCTCGATCGGAGCGGGCAGATGCGGATTATAGGCCCGCGGAGGGCGTGGCTCCTCCTGCGTATGGCGATACATCAGCACCAGAGCATCGTGATCCTCAAAGACGCGGTGGCCGGTCGTCAGCTCATAGGTCAGGCAGGCCAGGGCATACTGATCGCTCTGGCGGGAGACCTGGCCGCGGAACTGCTCGGGCGCCATATAGGCGGGGGTGCCGCTCACGCTGGCCTGTTCCAGGCTACGCGAGCCGAGCAAGAAAGCGATGCCGAAATCGGCCAGCAGGGCCTCGCCGTGATCCGTAAAGAGCACATTTTCCGGCTTCAGATCGCGATGGATCACGCCGCGCTCGTGGGCGTAGTGGAGGGCCGAGCCAACCTGAGCGACGATGGCCAGGGCCTCCTCCAGGGGCAGAGGGCGCCCGTTGGCGCGTTGCAAGCGAGCGCGCAGGGAGCCGCCGGCAGCGTAGAGCGTCACCAGATAGGGGAAGCCCTCGTCATCGATGCCGGCATCGATGAGCGGAAGAATATGGGGATGGCGCAGTTGCTCCAGCAAGCGGGCCTCATCGATAAAGAGGGAGCGCGCGCGTGGAGAATCGAGGGGTGTCAGCAAGCGCTTGAGGGCCACGGGGGGGCGCGACTGCAGAATCAGATGGCGAGCCAGATAGACGGTACTGAAGCCGCCGCGTCCGAGGCGGCGCAGCAAGCGATAATTGCCGATGCGGCTGCCTGTTCCCTCCTGTTGCCGCCCATCCTCGCCAGGCCCCTGATCGCGTGTCATAGACGAAAGCCCTCCCCGGCCTCGCATACGAGCACAGCCAGATAGATAGACAGAGATAGATAGAGAGGCAGCTGAGAGGCAGGCGGACAGAGGCGGCTGGCTGGCGCTGCCCGAGGCAGTTAGCCGGCGAACGAGAGGGGCAGAGCCTGGTTCACCATCGTCTCCTCTCCTGGTGGCTGCTGGCTGAGCTGCTCAGCTGTCGTTTCAGTTGCGCGAGCGTGTAGGATGGAGCAGCCTGGAGCCTGGGCTATTGGCCAGAGCAAGGCAGGGCAGCGTAGCGTCGTCTGGCCCAGTCCTGGTTATGGCCACGGGAGCGGCCAGGCGGTCAGGAGCGGACAACGATCCGCGTGTGTGCCAGTCAAATCAGTATTGCCTCTCACTTCTCACTATCTTGTAGTATACCACGTATCGCGTTTCAGTATCCTCCTTCGGATCGTCCCCCCTGCAACTTTAATGCCATCTGAGGAGCAGATTGCAATTTTGGACTTTCAGTATCCTCTCCCGGATCGTCCCCTCTGCAACCCGGAAGATCCGCCACGCCATGTGCGTGGGGTATTGGACCTTTCAGTATCCTCTCCCGGATCGTCCCCCCTGCAACCATACAGATAGTCTCTTCATACATGAAATAGATCAAGCTTTCAGTATCCTCTCCCGGATCGTCCCCTCTGCAACACGAAGATAATGAGTTTGTCGATTCGGAAGAAGAGTTAGCTTTCAGTATCCTCTCCCGGATCGTCCCCTCTGCAACCTACTTATTCTATTGAGGCATGGTACTACTCTAGCCTTTCAGTATCCTCTCCCGGATCGTCCCCTCTGCAACGACGACGGCTTTATTGTCTGGGAGAGAGGTCAGCTAGCTTTCAGTATCCTCTCCCGGATCGTCCCCTCTGCAACGCCGCGCTCACATACCAGTAATGCTCCATCCGTCCATAACTTTCAGTATCCTCTCCCGGATCGTCCCCTCTGCAACTGACCTGGCCCGGCGGGCTAGCCGTAGCCGTCCCAGCTTTCAGTATCCTCTCCCGGATCGTCCCCTCTGCAACGGATGAAGGCTTTGGTACAGGCAGCTTTGCTAGAACCTTTCAGTATCCTCTCCCGGATCGTCCCCTCTGCAACTTTGTGCATGGCATCCAGGAACTCCAGGAAGATGGGGGAAACTTTCAGTATCCTCTCCCGGATCGTCCCCTCTGCAACCCAAGAGAACAGAACCAAAACCAAAGCCAAAACCACAGGCTTTCAGTATCCTCTCCCGGATCGTCCCCTCTGCAACCGGGCGGCGGAAAGAGGTCAGGGATAGTGTTTCACCATCCACGAACGATTGAGGCCCCGTTTTTGGCGTCTGAGAGGCTCGTTTTTCTCTCCCTCCCCCTCTCAAAATATATCGTCCCACGACCTTTCTCGAAACTCGTCTTCTGCAAACCGCAAGGGGCGAGTTTCGAAGAGGCAGCATTGCATTTTCGAGTATACCACAGGCAGAAGTGCCACGTCCAGAGGTCAATGCGGTCAGAATCTGACCGCATTTCCCGGGAGCACTCGCCGGGTTTCGAAGCGGCCCCGCGCAAGGGCCACATGAGCCGAAGATTGCCTCAGTGCACCCTTCCCACAACCAGCGCACCCCAGGTCGTCGGCCAGCGAGCAGCGCTATCAGCAGCGGCTCTATATCGACAAACATATATTTGGAGCATCACGTACAATATAAGTAATCCTTCTGGTTACTGGAAGGCTGCACCCACCGGCCTCTCCGGCGGAGTGGGGGCTCCGCCGGAGAGGCCGGTGTGGGACGGGACGGGGAAGTCCGGGCGGGCGGTCAGCGGGGTAGCGAGCGCCACGCCAGCGGGCGGTCTCTCCTCCCGCAGGAAGAGAGCCTGAGCGAACCGAAAGGAAGGAGCAGAGAAGAGACAGAGTGACCCCCACGTGGGTCTTAATCTAATCATCGTCTCGTATGTTGGTTTGGCAGACTGGCTGATTGCCTCGCCCGAGCAAAGGAGCCAGCCCATGGTGACCTACCTGGAACGACACATCGTCATCGACAGGAGCCGCTTACTGGACTACGCCCTATCCTATGCGCGGCACGGCTGGCGCGTCGTGCCTCTCTACGAGCGCCTTCCCGACGGGCGCTGTACCTGCGAGCGTCCGGGCTGCAGTGCGCCGCACCCGCGGGTCCCCGCACTGGCCTGTGCCACCACCGATGAAGAAGAGATCCGCCGCTGGTGGCGCCTGGCTCCTCGTGCGGGCATTGGCGTCGTCATCATGGGCCGCGATGGCCGCGAGACCCTTCTTCCCATTCCCGGCACCAGCGGGCCATAGTCAGGCCCGCCCTGATCTGATACCCGGCCTTAAGCACAACGGGAGGGCCAGCAACCACAGCTCAGCAGGTTGGGCAGGGACGCCCGCCCCTTGCAGCGCGTTCCTGGCGAACGAACAACCTCCCGGCCTCCTCTCTTCGTTGCTGAGATCCCTGCCCTCGCTCAAGGGCGGGGATCTCTTTCTCTTTCTCTTTCTCTGCCA
This window harbors:
- a CDS encoding protein kinase domain-containing protein, whose translation is MTRDQGPGEDGRQQEGTGSRIGNYRLLRRLGRGGFSTVYLARHLILQSRPPVALKRLLTPLDSPRARSLFIDEARLLEQLRHPHILPLIDAGIDDEGFPYLVTLYAAGGSLRARLQRANGRPLPLEEALAIVAQVGSALHYAHERGVIHRDLKPENVLFTDHGEALLADFGIAFLLGSRSLEQASVSGTPAYMAPEQFRGQVSRQSDQYALACLTYELTTGHRVFEDHDALVLMYRHTQEEPRPPRAYNPHLPAPIEAAILRGLAKERSERYPDVLSFVRALHAFRPFGGPGPDLGATALMTGADGEEEDDPAAGLGDDPGGNGSLWDAAEDAPGTVWREGTRRASLWPAARQDEPASDQWAAASGELATRSLTPDWAWAAPAATGPGSDEWEGEPRWTPPDPGYGAMLLPPAPGPDQFERQTGSALASASAPADGPAIIALPRRARQASAAPAQRNRPSRSPSISRSGPGTGSAPAALAASAPAASAPVRAAAGSATWLPWLAARAFSRLGLTALALLLVAVLSLTLLPLGLGLLHPSATVTLVPATHTLQRTYTLSARVGAQADPARLVVPARLLSTPPQAQSRTVTASGQASTPGTRAQGVLTFYNGKFIPQSVPKGTTVTASNGVKVSIDADISIPAGNPPNFGQISVSAHAVNAGSAGNIKALAINQFCCTSDETITVKNLQPFTGGQDPQSYTFVQQSDIDNAAAALKPALVGSARTAFASLKSSAEESVGDPQCTSQVNSDHRAGERASSVAVTVTASCSGLVYDRNSVITLVTALLNADIARSYGSGYHPTQPIQTQISAARSGDQSAVLTVQARGTWRYQFSAAQLATFKQLIAGHDPEQARALLRRQPGVADVTLSLALGQKTLPGDPARITIRATP
- a CDS encoding helix-turn-helix domain-containing protein is translated as MIRLRVKEVAQAKGVSMSRLSRISDVNYKTIQQIWRDPFREVSIKTIEKLAKALEVPSHELIEDVPDEDQPPAPPQT
- a CDS encoding bifunctional DNA primase/polymerase, which translates into the protein MVTYLERHIVIDRSRLLDYALSYARHGWRVVPLYERLPDGRCTCERPGCSAPHPRVPALACATTDEEEIRRWWRLAPRAGIGVVIMGRDGRETLLPIPGTSGP
- a CDS encoding helix-turn-helix domain-containing protein, whose protein sequence is MKVRLRVKEVAKAKGFSMTRLHIKSEVAYNTIRRIFHDPYVEVTTTTLAKLAEALNVRVEDLIETVDEDESAQRQESRAYVKPQRKRQQDHRSSHSVTKQSEQTEGGCAVP
- a CDS encoding helix-turn-helix domain-containing protein, giving the protein MNGLFMWPLVRLKVKEVAEARSLNMSSLSRAANVNFRTIKGIFRNPYKDVNISTLAKIARALGVPTPELIEDVPDEADLPKS
- a CDS encoding helix-turn-helix domain-containing protein yields the protein MFRLRIKEIAEAKGFTPSALCKAANLNDRTVRRIFRDPYAQVNLRTLVKIAMALGVQAHTLIEFLPDEETPPGTPPKRARPPRRYQPRSRFSFPSS